In Sparus aurata chromosome 2, fSpaAur1.1, whole genome shotgun sequence, a single genomic region encodes these proteins:
- the parlb gene encoding presenilins-associated rhomboid-like protein, mitochondrial, with product MAWRSCTVLLRLTGGDVSRSSVRGGRWPHSLQQRCGFRKAGRKPESRRAEEELGPAHTQPPEAAAPRRTSTPHLEQQAPPSSPRAFGRLLRPLVFTVGFTGCSFGSAAIWQYETLKSRVQSYFDEIRADWLEKLRPQKRGDFRKEINQWWQSLSEGQRTVTGIIAANALVFLCWRVPSLQRTMIRYFAADPASKTLCSPMLLSTFSHFSFFHMAANMYVLWSFSTSAVSMLGREQFLAVYLSAGVISTFASYVCKTATGRFGPSLGASGAIMTVLAAVCTKMPEAKLSIIFLPMFTFSAANALKGIIAMDTAGLVLGWKFFDHAAHLGGALFGVWYIMFGHELIWKNREPFVKLWHELRTRGGPGGDGGGAA from the exons ATGGCGTGGAGGAGCTGCACCGTCCTGCTCAGACTGACCGGAGGAGATGTTTCCCGGAGCTCTGTGAGGGGCGGCAG GTGGCCTCACAGCCTCCAGCAGAGATGCGGCTTCAGGAAAGCCGGCAGGAAGCCAGAGTCCAGGCGGGCGGAGGAGGAGCTAGGCCCcgcccacacacagccccctgAGGCCGCCGCCCCCCGTCGGACCTCCACCCCCCACTTGGAGCAGCAGGCTCCGCCCAGCTCCCCTCGCGCCTTCGGCCGCCTCCTCCGACCGCTGGTCTTCACCGTGGGG TTTACAGGCTGCTCCTTCGGCTCGGCGGCCATCTGGCAGTACGAGACGCTCAAGTCCAGAGTCCAGAGCTACTTTGATGAGATCcgagctgattggctggagaAGCTGCGGCCCCAGAAACGAGGAGACTTCCGTAAAGAG attAACCAATGGTGGCAGAGCTTGAGCGAGGGTCAGAGGACGGTCACAG ggATCATTGCTGCTAACGCTCTGGTGTTCCTCTGTTGGAGAGTCCCGTCTCTGCAGCGCACCATGATCAGATACTTTGCAGCCGACCCGGCGTCCA AGACGCTGTGCTCTCCCATGCTGCTCTCCACCTTCAGCCACTTCTCTTTCTTCCACATGGCGGCCAACATGTACGTCCTCTGGAGCTTCTCCACCAGCGCCGTCTCCATGCTGGGCAGAGAGCAGTTCCTGGCCGTCTACCTGTCTGCAG GAGTCATTTCTACGTTCGCCAGTTATGTTTGTAAGACGGCCACAGGAAGGTTCGGCCCGTCTCTGGGAGCC tctggAGCCATCATGACCGTCCTGGCAGCCGTCTGCACCAAAATGCCAGAAGCCAAACTGTCCATCATCTTCCTGCCCATGTTCACCTTCAGTGCTGCCAAC GCTCTGAAGGGCATCATCGCCATGGATACGGCCGGTCTGGTGTTGGGATGGAAGTTTTTCGACCACGCTGCTCATTTAGGAGGAGCCTTGTTCGGAGT ctggTACATCATGTTCGGTCACGAGCTGATCTGGAAGAACCGAGAACCTTTTGTTAAACTTTGGCACGAGCTGAGAACTCGAGGAGGCccaggaggagacggaggaggagctGCGTAG